A portion of the Pomacea canaliculata isolate SZHN2017 linkage group LG13, ASM307304v1, whole genome shotgun sequence genome contains these proteins:
- the LOC112554305 gene encoding sperm-associated antigen 8-like, giving the protein MSVLSDGRNEIPVGNSNAKCLLENWVEERAVKDIDPDVKIGGEVTSLAKELRHGHRGVLSADFNARCENKTIHRISYTPPEITSVRQTGRRKELMRRMLFAQICEEKKVGPEPEPEPTDFRSVKMVDYDFEFESKPPAPTRDHNYRTEQPVTFWTEHKDKLHGVTQIKTRDTVFRRNDAFTKPIEEYWNEPKPYELEDYPKM; this is encoded by the exons ATGAGCGTGCTAAGCGATGGCCGAAACGAAATTCCTGTCGGTAATTCAAACGCTAAATGTCTTCTGGAAAACTGGGTGGAGGAA AGAGCTGTGAAAGACATCGATCCAGATGTCAAAATTGGAGGAGAAGTCACCAGCCTAGCTAAAGAGCTACGCCATGGTCATCGAGGAGTCCTATCTGCAGACTTCAATGCcagatgtgaaaacaaaactattcaCCGTATCTCTTATACACCACCAGAAATTACATCTGTCAGACAGACAG gaagaagaaaagaactaATGAGGAGAATGCTGTTTGCCCAAATATG TGAAGAGAAGAAAGTGGGACCAGAACCAGAACCAGAACCGACTGACTTCCGTTCTGTGAAAATGGTCGACTATGACTTTGAATTTGAATCAAAGCCACCTGCACCCACAAGA GATCACAATTACAGAACAGAACAACCAGTGACATTTTGGACTGAGCACAAGGATAAACTACAT GGTGTAACTCAAATAAAGACAAGAGATACAGTTTTTCGTCGAAATGATGCTTTCACTAAACCCATTGAAGAATACTGGAATGAACCCAAGCCCTATGAATTGGAAGATTATCCTAAAATGTGA
- the LOC112554577 gene encoding leucine zipper putative tumor suppressor 2-like isoform X1: MSSKQRLQKVALHLSVYSVDPESLGLNNSPTPEQKEGDAQRIRSSLQLPPSSARPLATRTNASGSSRESSSLASQRTQRASGGEEGSLACGGSLPSSEKRKPFSGNSAKKVRFSGRELTKVPVHKGDLRGFYLGRLAENPSHKTQLPEPFPSRDLIKDLIFGYRPLSEKCAGSSGGQVGGPGDSETGGIRFPGNDPRSKSSMAASGDKGKKSFELRMCKKVAELTQVVHMLFTRNHEKEVELEALKDAYESEISDVLADAQSRIARLEKQQEDALKERTGETDRIRKLLEGAFHEREEEFKRRQEESERQLQEERAECQNLRDMLIHAQRDIEKLRQSVADQLTGRAGEIARREQEMDRLHKQVAGLEQTLRDVRKDSGEALRDLQRSNDKLEKDVLQLHTSLDENQRGREQLAARNKQLEMDIKALKRDFNRRVAEIMNNQARMQKSAPPLSQDQNEELEKLRREVQRYRLELSNRDVNFNRMFTNKQPTYVNRSGGGVLKLYASQPTGNIQSNSNAITMKKEKTMLQGPVILFEEPSELPGDRQRPVSTPAVHAEHDSRLPSICSTPEANQRPGTKLAKPKPLPKEMLFGK; the protein is encoded by the exons ATGTCTTCCAAACAACGCCTTCAGAAGGTGGCGCTGCACCTGAGTGTTTACAGCGTGGATCCGGAGTCTTTGGGACTCAACAACAGCCCGACGCCAGAGCAGAAAG AGGGAGACGCTCAACGGATCAGGAGCAGTCTACAACTACCACCATCATCTGCCAGACCTTTAGCGACGAGGACCAACGCATCTGGATCCTCAAGGGAGTCATCCTCCCTTGCCTCCCAAAGGACACAGCGAGCATCTGGAGGTGAAGAAGGCAGTCTCGCGTGCGGTGGTTCTCTTCCCTCGAGCGAGAAGAGGAAACCTTTCTCAGGGAACAGCGCGAAGAAGGTACGGTTTTCTGGGAGAGAGTTGACCAAAGTCCCAGTCCATAAAGGCGACCTTCGTGGTTTTTATCTCGGACGCTTAGCAGAGAACCCCTCGCACAAAACCCAACTTCCGGAACCTTtcccgtcacgtgacctcatcaAAGATCTCATTTTCGGATATCGGCCCCTATCTGAAAAATGCGCGGGGTCTTCAGGAGGTCAAGTTGGGGGACCAGGTGACAGCGAAACAGGCGGCATTCGTTTCCCTGGGAACGACCCGAGGAGTAAGTCTTCCATGGCTGCTAGCGGCGACAAAGGCAAGAAGAGCTTCGAGTTGCGCATGTGCAAGAAGGTAGCGGAGCTGACGCAAGTGGTTCACATGCTCTTCACTCGCAACCATGAGAAGGAGGTGGAGCTGGAGGCACTGAAGGACGCCTACGAGAGTGAGATCAGCGATGTCCTGGCGGACGCCCAAAGCAGAATCGCGAGGCTGGAGAAACAACAGGAGGACGCGTTGAAGGAGCGAACCGGCGAGACGGACCGGATCCGGAAGCTGCTGGAGGGAGCGTTCCATGAACGCGAGGAGGAGTTTAAGAGACGGCAGGAGGAGAGCGAGCGGCAGCTGCAGGAGGAGCGAGCCGAGTGCCAGAACCTTCGGGACATGCTGATCCACGCGCAGCGCGACATCGAGAAATTGCGGCAGAGCGTGGCGGACCAGCTGACCGGGAGGGCGGGCGAGATCGCTCGCCGCGAGCAGGAGATGGACAGGCTGCACAAGCAGGTGGCGGGGCTGGAGCAGACCCTCAGGGACGTCCGCAAGGACAGCGGCGAGGCGCTGCGGGATCTGCAGCGCAGCAACGACAAGTTGGAGAAGGACGTACTGCAGCTGCACACCTCGCTGGATGAGAACCAACGAGGGCGCGAACAGCTGGCTGCGCGCAACAAGCAGCTGGAGATGGACATCAAGGCTCTCAAGAGGGATTTTAACCGCAGGGTGGCGGAGATCATGAACAACCAGGCCAGGATGCAGAAAAGTGCGCCTCCCCTGTCTCAG GACCAGAACGAGGAGCTGGAGAAGCTGAGGCGCGAGGTCCAGCGGTACCGCCTGGAACTGAGCAACCGTGACGTCAACTTCAACCGCATGTTCACCAACAAACAACCGACCTACGTCAACCGTTCAGGGGGAGGCGTTCTCAAGCTCTACGCTAGTCAGCCAACAG GAAACATCCAATCAAACAGCAATGCAATCAcgatgaaaaaagagaagacgATGTTGCAAGGACCCGTTATCCTTTTTGAAGAACCATCCGAGTTGCCAGGAGACCGACAG AGACCGGTCAGCACCCCCGCAGTTCATGCTGAGCACGACAGTCGACTGCCGTCCATCTGCTCCACACCAGAAGCGAACCAACGTCCCGGCACAAAGTTGGCCAAACCCAAGCCGCTGCCAAAAGAAATGCTGTTCGGGAAGTGA
- the LOC112554577 gene encoding spindle pole body component 110-like isoform X2, whose translation MCADCKEGDAQRIRSSLQLPPSSARPLATRTNASGSSRESSSLASQRTQRASGGEEGSLACGGSLPSSEKRKPFSGNSAKKVRFSGRELTKVPVHKGDLRGFYLGRLAENPSHKTQLPEPFPSRDLIKDLIFGYRPLSEKCAGSSGGQVGGPGDSETGGIRFPGNDPRSKSSMAASGDKGKKSFELRMCKKVAELTQVVHMLFTRNHEKEVELEALKDAYESEISDVLADAQSRIARLEKQQEDALKERTGETDRIRKLLEGAFHEREEEFKRRQEESERQLQEERAECQNLRDMLIHAQRDIEKLRQSVADQLTGRAGEIARREQEMDRLHKQVAGLEQTLRDVRKDSGEALRDLQRSNDKLEKDVLQLHTSLDENQRGREQLAARNKQLEMDIKALKRDFNRRVAEIMNNQARMQKSAPPLSQDQNEELEKLRREVQRYRLELSNRDVNFNRMFTNKQPTYVNRSGGGVLKLYASQPTGNIQSNSNAITMKKEKTMLQGPVILFEEPSELPGDRQRPVSTPAVHAEHDSRLPSICSTPEANQRPGTKLAKPKPLPKEMLFGK comes from the exons ATGTGTGCTGACTGCAAAG AGGGAGACGCTCAACGGATCAGGAGCAGTCTACAACTACCACCATCATCTGCCAGACCTTTAGCGACGAGGACCAACGCATCTGGATCCTCAAGGGAGTCATCCTCCCTTGCCTCCCAAAGGACACAGCGAGCATCTGGAGGTGAAGAAGGCAGTCTCGCGTGCGGTGGTTCTCTTCCCTCGAGCGAGAAGAGGAAACCTTTCTCAGGGAACAGCGCGAAGAAGGTACGGTTTTCTGGGAGAGAGTTGACCAAAGTCCCAGTCCATAAAGGCGACCTTCGTGGTTTTTATCTCGGACGCTTAGCAGAGAACCCCTCGCACAAAACCCAACTTCCGGAACCTTtcccgtcacgtgacctcatcaAAGATCTCATTTTCGGATATCGGCCCCTATCTGAAAAATGCGCGGGGTCTTCAGGAGGTCAAGTTGGGGGACCAGGTGACAGCGAAACAGGCGGCATTCGTTTCCCTGGGAACGACCCGAGGAGTAAGTCTTCCATGGCTGCTAGCGGCGACAAAGGCAAGAAGAGCTTCGAGTTGCGCATGTGCAAGAAGGTAGCGGAGCTGACGCAAGTGGTTCACATGCTCTTCACTCGCAACCATGAGAAGGAGGTGGAGCTGGAGGCACTGAAGGACGCCTACGAGAGTGAGATCAGCGATGTCCTGGCGGACGCCCAAAGCAGAATCGCGAGGCTGGAGAAACAACAGGAGGACGCGTTGAAGGAGCGAACCGGCGAGACGGACCGGATCCGGAAGCTGCTGGAGGGAGCGTTCCATGAACGCGAGGAGGAGTTTAAGAGACGGCAGGAGGAGAGCGAGCGGCAGCTGCAGGAGGAGCGAGCCGAGTGCCAGAACCTTCGGGACATGCTGATCCACGCGCAGCGCGACATCGAGAAATTGCGGCAGAGCGTGGCGGACCAGCTGACCGGGAGGGCGGGCGAGATCGCTCGCCGCGAGCAGGAGATGGACAGGCTGCACAAGCAGGTGGCGGGGCTGGAGCAGACCCTCAGGGACGTCCGCAAGGACAGCGGCGAGGCGCTGCGGGATCTGCAGCGCAGCAACGACAAGTTGGAGAAGGACGTACTGCAGCTGCACACCTCGCTGGATGAGAACCAACGAGGGCGCGAACAGCTGGCTGCGCGCAACAAGCAGCTGGAGATGGACATCAAGGCTCTCAAGAGGGATTTTAACCGCAGGGTGGCGGAGATCATGAACAACCAGGCCAGGATGCAGAAAAGTGCGCCTCCCCTGTCTCAG GACCAGAACGAGGAGCTGGAGAAGCTGAGGCGCGAGGTCCAGCGGTACCGCCTGGAACTGAGCAACCGTGACGTCAACTTCAACCGCATGTTCACCAACAAACAACCGACCTACGTCAACCGTTCAGGGGGAGGCGTTCTCAAGCTCTACGCTAGTCAGCCAACAG GAAACATCCAATCAAACAGCAATGCAATCAcgatgaaaaaagagaagacgATGTTGCAAGGACCCGTTATCCTTTTTGAAGAACCATCCGAGTTGCCAGGAGACCGACAG AGACCGGTCAGCACCCCCGCAGTTCATGCTGAGCACGACAGTCGACTGCCGTCCATCTGCTCCACACCAGAAGCGAACCAACGTCCCGGCACAAAGTTGGCCAAACCCAAGCCGCTGCCAAAAGAAATGCTGTTCGGGAAGTGA
- the LOC112554580 gene encoding uncharacterized protein LOC112554580 — protein MAMPILAASLFIPIVFHVLRRRLLSMGQHWWWEDYFTPPVEDQPELMPMSDFLPWESERDLMRVHPAVCASGGCGSDIDGDGCAREAGWSESDIFKKDLRLSLPSPFNVSEASLPPFREVTKEILRADSQNAPDRHGAYDLFFESSCESFQTCTIAPSLSTEWRPKSRLPMDNCIKDKSTSPPPLSRGLSRPRKKTPDGCKQTLPQQLGGLGDVHDQEVPTKSPELDDFRMWMADGVTSLRQQCVTSYCIIQEIDPRKKGFNRSRVQRRAVKHRKLEEPLPLSQKKAMTTELLNSSATAPSVQLPEPVMQLEQMRSTTAFLMGCDMSFDSDRFSTGSPNKTYQLPSSQEQAEENEWNPLQGEHFEQAIPPDHFSSTGSQQGHYFTTDQFDRGKPAEGNPLTYPGEALRIQKQHSNGDVFYPHVELAPTDNTHTLSRHAISPSALKYCLPWHAEAELGARPKEQGHYVVAGNSNFINVEEICDADQLAGSLMMPISCHVRQDTMRAPIPARCRLKKHVGWTCVDASQGDDLGNDIQDQPGGQMEWEGETRQTKNLGPTFTDQSVRLQENIKGNDVQEKEQLEAGELMEVKMSLITHSEKPMCENVIRLDATPVKKVTTSEEKESLSCGTILALSFETTPTSNVLKLQIVPATNSQPLLGDIVASSDTNSTKQDRLVSVSESTFQNPPPSRILETEIGPVLNSEPMLSDRAISSDTTPVESKQKSEEQDSLISGSESATSLQAPISPRILENAVQQSEYTAAEPLEKNASLLSLQDSSSTILLEVSSEGIEQRAVEQLEKNNLVHSRLLEVTSPQEQIETQRENKSKSQLQSLLPRIRKNSRSLGKYALRYLEHIEHQLVSSALPHKLSHDNCDSPQPAESICDQRSDSGLASYSPAWRDRERQQLHEKKHDWEGERCEDVGVESDVAVKPGHDLSWTDVVKLADSSASEELRQDVATPLSGSSTSSLLEIFSTTMSISEAFDQLEVVVENLLGLLNAPNECSVSNNPSCETMSSDDNVDRSRSGVLTESVCFLCVHTASSADVLHDLSGDDVLGENVSFSNENVSSSVDGLHNRVEASASYLLSENACSIDENMASPFSDVHDNTDCSGSELQIAYSEENTASSPCFSDTALLNSN, from the exons ATGGCCATGCCCATCCTGGCAGCCAGTCTGTTCATTCCCATCGTTTTCCACGTCTTGCGCAGACGACTGCTGAGCATGGGACAGCACTGGTGGTGGGAGGACTATTTCACGCCGCCTGTTGAGGATCAGCCGGAACTCATGCCAATGTCCGATTTCCTGCCCTGGGAGTCGGAGCGAGATTTGATGAGGGTGCACCCGGCCGTCTGCGCCTCCGGCGGCTGCGGCAGCGACATCGATGGAGATGGATGCGCACGGGAGGCTGGATGGAGTGAGTCCGATATATTCAAAAAAGATCTGCGCCTGTCTCTTCCCTCGCCGTTCAATGTCTCGGAAGCTTCTCTGCCGCCTTTTCGGGAAGTGACAAAGGAG ATCCTACGGGCAGACTCTCAAAATGCGCCGGACAGACATGGTGCTTACGATTTATTCTTCGAGTCTTCTTGCGAGAGCTTTCAGACCTGCACCATTGCCCCTTCGCTGTCGACCGAGTGGAGACCTAAGTCAAGGCTGCCGATGGATAACTGCATCAAAGATAAGAGCACATCGCCACCACCCTTATCACGTGGACTCTCGCGTCCAAGGAAAAAAACACCGGATGGTTGCAAGCAAACCCTACCGCAGCAACTTGGGGGTCTGGGTGACGTTCACGACCAAGAGGTCCCGACTAAATCTCCTGAACTGGATGACTTTCGGATGTGGATGGCCGATGGAGTTACCTCCCTTCGACAACAATGTGTAACGAGTTACTGCATAATTCAAGAAATAGATCCCCGGAAAAAAGGATTCAACAGAAGCCGAGTGCAGAGAAGAGCTGTTAAACACAGAAAGTTAGAAGAGCCTCTGCCGCTATCCCAGAAGAAGGCGATGACCACAGAGCTGCTGAATTCGTCTGCGACTGCCCCCAGTGTCCAGTTACCCGAACCTGTTATGCagcttgagcagatgagaagcACCACGGCCTTTTTAATGGGCTGTGACATGAGTTTCGATTCTGATCGTTTTTCAACCGGATCTCCAAATAAAACATACCAGTTACCTTCCAGCCAAGAACAGGCAGAAGAAAACGAATGGAATCCTCTGCAAGGTGAACATTTCGAGCAGGCGATACCACCAGACCATTTCAGCTCGACTGGCAGCCAGCAAGGACATTATTTCACAACAGATCAGTTCGACAGGGGCAAGCCTGCTGAAGGGAACCCTCTAACCTACCCAGGGGAAGCACTGCGGATCCAAAAGCAACATTCCAATGGCGATGTCTTTTATCCTCACGTCGAGCTAGCTCCAACTGATAACACTCACACTTTATCAAGACATGCCATTTCACCTTCTGCGTTGAAATACTGCCTCCCGTGGCATGCAGAAGCGGAACTCGGAGCGCGCCCCAAAGAACAAGGGCACTATGTGGTGGCGGGTAATAGTAATTTCATCAATGTGGAAGAAATATGCGATGCTGACCAGCTTGCGGGATCCCTGATGATGCCCATTTCTTGCCACGTCCGCCAGGACACTATGCGAGCCCCGATTCCAGCTAGATGCAGACTGAAGAAGCACGTGGGGTGGACTTGTGTCGACGCGTCACAAGGCGATGATTTGGGAAATGACATTCAAGACCAGCCGGGAGGGCAGATGGAATGGGAAGGTGAAACGCGTCAAACTAAAAACTTGGGACCCACGTTTACTGACCAAAGTGTCAGATTGCAAGAGAATATTAAAGGAAATGACgtacaagaaaaagaacaattgGAAGCTGGCGAATTAATGGAAGTAAAAATGAGTCTTATAACACATTCAGAAAAGCCGATGTGTGAGAATGTCATCCGTTTAGACGCTACTCCAGTCAAAAAGGTAACAACGTCTGAAGAGAAAGAGTCTCTTAGCTGTGGAACCATACTGGCTCTATCTTTTGAAACCACTCCTACTTCAAATGTCCTGAAATTACAAATTGTTCCTGCAACCAATTCACAACCGCTGCTTGGTGACATCGTTGCTAGTTCAGATACCAATTCAACCAAACAAGATAGGCTTGTCTCTGTATCCGAATCGACCTTTCAAAATCCTCCTCCTTCAAGAATTCTGGAAACAGAAATTGGTCCTGTACTAAATTCGGAGCCGATGCTCAGTGACAGAGCCATCAGTTCAGATACTACTCCTGTcgaaagcaaacagaaaagtgAAGAGCAAGATAGTCTTATATCCGGATCCGAATCGGCAACATCGTTGCAAGCACCCATCTCTCCAAGAATCCTGGAAAACGCGGTGCAACAGTCAGAGTACACGGCAGCAGAACcactagaaaaaaatgcctctcttctttctcttcaagACTCTTCGTCTACGATATTGCTGGAAGTGTCGTCCGAGGGGATAGAACAAAGGGCAGTGGAGCAActagaaaaaaacaatcttgTCCATTCACGACTGCTGGAAGTAACGTCACCACAAGAGCAGAtagaaacacaaagagaaaataaatcaaaatctCAATTGCAAAGCCTGCTCCCTCGCATCCGGAAGAACAGTCGTTCCTTGGGCAAATACGCCCTGCGATACCTGGAACACATCGAGCATCAACTCGTGTCCTCGGCACTCCCGCACAAACTTTCTCATGACAACTGTGACAGCCCGCAGCCTGCCGAGTCGATCTGCGACCAACGGAGTGACTCGGGGCTCGCTTCTTATTCGCCTGCGTGGAGAGATCGCGAGCGACAGCAGCTACACGAGAAAAAACACGACTGGGAAGGCGAGAGATGTGAAGACGTCGGCGTAGAATCGGATGTGGCCGTAAAGCCAGGTCACGACCTCTCCTGGACAGACGTGGTAAAGCTGGCTGACTCCTCAGCCTCCGAGGAGCTTCGGCAGGATGTAGCGACCCCCCTTTCGGGAAGTTCCACCTCCTCTCTGCTTGAAATCTTCTCCACGACTATGAGTATTTCGGAGGCCTTCGATCAGCTTGAGGTCGTCGTCGAAAATCTGTTGGGACTTTTGAACGCTCCTAACGAGTGCTCCGTCTCTAATAATCCTTCCTGCGAGACGATGAGCTCGGACGATAACGTGGATCGTTCCAGAAGCGGTGTACTTACCGAAAGCGTCTGCTTTTTATGCGTGCACACGGCCTCGTCTGCTGATGTCTTGCACGACCTTTCTGGCGATGACGTGCTTGGGGAAAACGTCTCCTTTAGTAATGAGAACGTGTCCTCGTCTGTTGATGGCCTGCACAATAGAGTGGAAGCTTCTGCAAGTTATCTGCTTAGCGAAAACGCCTGTTCCATTGATGAGAACATGGCCTCGCCTTTTAGTGATGTGCACGATAACACTGACTGTTCTGGCAGCGAACTACAAATTGCCTATAGCGAAGAGAATACTGCATCTTCGCCCTGTTTCAGTGACACTGCTCTTCTAAATTCTAACTGA